AGAAAGTGTATCAGTGACCGGCGTTACTGTCAGCCCGACTACATTGGCATTGAAAACCGGAACCACCGGCACACTGACCGCAACTGTTACTCCTGGTACTGCTGCTGTAACATCTGTATCCTGGAGTAGTTCGGATGAGGCTGTTGCAACGGTAGACAAAGGCGTTGTTACAGCCGTTGCCGAAGGTGCAGCTACAATTACCGCAAAGACAGATGATGGTGGTTTCACAGCGACTTGCGAAGTGACAGTGACAAGCGATGCTCCGGCTTTCGATGAAAGCAAGTATCACTTCGATTTGTTCCTGACCGTAGGTAAGCATGGCGGTATGGCGAGCAATAACACCACTATTGTCAATAGCGTAGGCAAACTGACTGCCGATATGGGAACCATTACGGTAAAAGGTGAAGGAACTGAACTGGGTGACTATGCGATGGAAAGTATCTCAAGAGGTAAGTATTACTACCAGGTGCCTTCCAGCAACGACCGCTTCGTGAAGTATCAGGTTAAGAATAATCAGGTAGTGGAAGTGGCAGCTTGTCCGTTCAAAACAAATACGTATAAAGTACGTTCTTATTCTCATACATGGATTGACGACAATACCTTATTGGTTATGGCTGCCAGCGGCGATGCTTCTAAAGTGCTTTGGAGTAAGTTGAATGCTGATAATATGTCGATTATAGCAGAAGGTGAGTTGGATATCCCGTTGCCGAAGTCGGAAGTAGAAGGCGAGGAAACAAAGAAGTTCTCAACTTCGGGTATCCTTACCTATAATGAAAAGGCTGATAAGTTGTATTATTTTTATTTCGGTAAGAATGGTGTATCCGGCAGAGGTGGTATGACAACTACCCAATTCTATACAGCTGTCCTCAATCCTTCTGACTTGTCGGTGGAGAGCAACAAGCGTAACTCTATTGCTGCTGAAATGGCAGGAAGCGCGTATGGCGAGCTAATGCAGAACAGTGTTATGTACGATGAAAGCGGTAACCTTTACCTGGCTGCATTTACTGAAACAGAGAAGATGGAGCAAGGCTATATCTTGCGTATCAACAACGGTGAAACCGATTTCGATACCAGCTACAACGGCTATCCGAATCCGGAAGGTAAGGTGCTGACTACGCAATATTTGGGTAATGGCAAAGCTCTTGTCTATTTGCGTGATGATGCTGCCGGTACAAAAATTGATAGCTACAGCCACTATTACTCTATCGTCGACCTTACTACAGGCGAAAGAACTCGTTTGAGCTTTGACGGCAAAGAGATTGCTTACAGCGGTGGCCGCTTCTCTCAGCGTTCTGTTGTTTTCAACGAGAAAGCTTACATTGGTGTGAATACCGAGGCTGATACCAACGCTATCATCTATATCTACGATATCAAGACCGGTACTGTAGAGAAGGGTGCTGAAGTGGCTGGCGAATTCTTCTTCGATATGATCCGCGTGGTGGAAAACGATTGATCCTTTTCTTCGTTTGATATAAATAAAAGTTACAGCTTCCCAAACTGGGAAACTGTAACTTTTATTTTAATATCCTCTTCTGTAATATCCTGAACCAAATAAAAGCAACAACTCCTTTCAGCATGCTGGATATACTGATTGCCCACCAAACGCCGACAATACCTAGTCCCATAGCCGATAAGGCGATCGCCATCGGGATACGCAGCGAGTTGAAAGTAATGCTGAT
This is a stretch of genomic DNA from Parabacteroides chongii. It encodes these proteins:
- a CDS encoding Ig-like domain-containing protein; this encodes MKKFKFVLLAFMTALLSFGITACSDDDEVESVSVTGVTVSPTTLALKTGTTGTLTATVTPGTAAVTSVSWSSSDEAVATVDKGVVTAVAEGAATITAKTDDGGFTATCEVTVTSDAPAFDESKYHFDLFLTVGKHGGMASNNTTIVNSVGKLTADMGTITVKGEGTELGDYAMESISRGKYYYQVPSSNDRFVKYQVKNNQVVEVAACPFKTNTYKVRSYSHTWIDDNTLLVMAASGDASKVLWSKLNADNMSIIAEGELDIPLPKSEVEGEETKKFSTSGILTYNEKADKLYYFYFGKNGVSGRGGMTTTQFYTAVLNPSDLSVESNKRNSIAAEMAGSAYGELMQNSVMYDESGNLYLAAFTETEKMEQGYILRINNGETDFDTSYNGYPNPEGKVLTTQYLGNGKALVYLRDDAAGTKIDSYSHYYSIVDLTTGERTRLSFDGKEIAYSGGRFSQRSVVFNEKAYIGVNTEADTNAIIYIYDIKTGTVEKGAEVAGEFFFDMIRVVEND